Genomic segment of Citrus sinensis cultivar Valencia sweet orange chromosome 7, DVS_A1.0, whole genome shotgun sequence:
TGATTTCAAGCAACCAATCAACTGTAATCCCTTATAGTTAGTTGGTCATATTAGGTGTTGGTGCTGCTCTTTCTTACTTCAGCCCGAGACCCAGGCATTGTTCCCCGCAATTTACATCCACCAGAAGAAGATGTTACATATGACTCTTCAGCTTCAATTGAGACTGGTGGTGGAACTCAAACACCAATCCCACGAGTACCCCGAACAAAAGAAGTCCTTATCGATGGTCGTATAGTTGTGAAGGTGAAGTATTGTGACACTTGCAAGTTGTATCGTCCTCCCCGTTGCTCACATTGCTCTGTATGTGACAATTGTGTGGAAAGATTTGATCACCATTGCCCCTGGGTGGGCCAGTGCATTGGGCAGGTATGTTCTTCAAGATTTCATGCTTCTTGCAGCAGTACTCAACTTTCTTGATATGAGCTGTAGTGCACAATTGATCTTGCTTCTATCATAAGCCCACATTAAAGCTCTTATCATATATTCTGCATTTTATGCACCATGATTATTGTTTCATctgaaattaccaaaaatatgTTTTCAGAAAATCAAGCCAGTCTTTTGGAATTGCTACATATCCGCGTAATACAAGACatctgaaaattaaaatacaagaCAAGAAAAGTAGTTAAATGAACTCAATCAGATGTGCCAGTTAAGGATATGAATTTTTCTATTTCCTTTGTACGTCTTATTGTGAGCCTCATACTAATTCGGCCAAGTGTTTGTATAAACATGCAGCGCAACTACCGTTACTTCTTTCTGTTCGTCACTTCTTCAGCTCTTCTTTGCATTTTCATCTTCGCAATGTCAGCTTTGCacctaaaatatcaaattgattattatgGAAATGTCTGGAAGGCAATAAAAGAGTCACCTGCCTCAGTCATACTAATGGCCTattgcttcttcttcctttggTTTGTTGGAGGCCTCACCTGCTTCCATTTATATCTCATATCCACAAACCAGGTCAGTTTTGCTTTTATTGCTTGCACAATATTCCTATAGTCAAGTGCTTTATTTTGGTAGCTAGTTATAAAGGAGTTGGATCTGTAGCTTTTGTTCCGTTTCATTTACTTCTAGGTGCAGATCATGTGGCTAGCAAATTTTTTGAAGCAGTATTATAGGTATAGCCATTAAATCATACCAAAAATAAGATGTATGTGAGAACATTTCACGCTTCTATAACATCTCTACTACTCGATTGTGAAAGGGTAAGGGTTAGCAGTTCCTTTTTATTGTACCTAAATTATGACAAATCTTTGGCACTAGgttaaaacattttgaatgTCAAAATTATATTGGATGTTGCCAAAGTTGCTGTATCTCGAGAATAACATGTAAGTTTGAATGAGGGAGGATAGATTCTCTTTTcatgtaaaattttctaattctaaaCCAACTTCTTTAGACCACATATGAGAACTTTCGCTACCGAAGAGAGGATGGGGTCCGCTTATACGACCGGGGTTGCTTGAACAACTTTCTTGAAGTATTCTGCACCAAGATAAAGCCTTCAAGAAACAACTTCCGGGCGTATGCACAAGAAAACGAACCAAGGCCTCGCACTCGCACCCGCACCACCCCAGAAGCGGAAACTGACAGACGAGCAAAAGTAGAAGATGACCGAGAGATTGGTGGTGATCTCCTGAAAATATCCAAGCGCCGCGATGTTGAAGAAGCTTAACACAGTTGCACAGTCAATAGAAGGAATGGAACAGTCACAAGTTGCTTCCAGTGTTGAATTTTGAACTGTACTGGCAACGTTGCACAGCAAGAACACGATTAAAGCATAAGTTTGTTAGAGAAGTGGGGGGCCTGGAGActttttcattgatttttccAAACAATCAAGAGACAGCGATAGCATTAGAATTTCAGAAGACACTGAAACAGtatagtgatttttttttttaactttctttagtattttttaaaacttttaccaATGTTTATAATGCACAATTTTCAGAGTTTTTTTGCCGTAGTGAGCTCTTCTGATGTATGATCTTATGGAAGTTTTGGCTTATCCTTTTGATTTGCATGATTTGGGAAATTATAACACATGATCAATGTCCATTgttactaaataaaataaattcatgatAGGTTGCTAGACCATCGGTGATGACTAATGACTATGCGCCTTTGGTCCAGGCTATTAAGGATTATTTCAATTTGGATTGTCATGTTTCCATCTCCCATATCTACAGAGAAGCCAATTTTACTGTATATTATATGACGAACCTCTTTTTATCTCTGCCTCTTGGCCTTCCTGTGTATCTTAACTCCCTTTTAGGTGTTAGGTCTCTTTTGCTGCATGACATTTACAGGGTTTCTTACCCCCGTTCTATTCTTCTTTAGCTCTTTTTAGAGACCTAGGTcaatcaaaaaaaaagaaaaaagagcaaGATAGTAATTTAACTATGTGATTTGAAGATGATGGTGATATCTGGATACCATATTCAGCTAGGGTGTCATCAGATAATTAGAAAGTCACTAAAATTCGATAATCTAATGTGTCTAGTTTGTAGGGTAGGATAataccataatttttttaattaattttcaaaaattattgcCACACGGATTAACTAGTATAgagaatttttgaaattcatcaactcatcatttgtaataataaataataaaagaattattaaggtgaaatatttaaaaaaagttaattccATCAGGTTTTTCAAGACTTATGACGCAACATCATcgatttattaacttttataatgaatttttacaCAATGGTTGagatacaaatataaaatttgatctagacgtaataatattatcaaattgaaatgaaacattatagttaaataattatctCCATTAAATAGTTTGCCAATGttgcgttttttttttttaatcaaaatcattttagatatattaaatttcaatatatccgacggatttttatttaatttatgtgaacaactaaaaaataatgagaacTAAAATACCAACAAGGGTATAAAAGGAAAACCACAACCGATATAGTTTCGTGTTCAAAGGGTTTATTCCGtttcctttcttttcaattCTTCACCGAATCAGAATCCCTCTCTGAACTCACTCTctgaaaattagggttttttcccccttatttaacaattttgggCATAATCTCCGGCGATTATCAAATCGAAGATGGTAAGCCATTATTGTGTTAGATCTATGAACAGTTTAAGTACTCAAATTCACTTtgtttggggaaaaaaaaatagaagctGAGATTTTGCGATGATCTTTCAGGAGGGTAAAGGCAATTTGGAGGCGCAAGTAGATCAGCTTTTGAATACCGAGAAGCAGATGAGATTATCCGGTGACGTGGCCGGCACCAAGAAGGCGGTGACGGAAATTTTGCAGCTTTGCTTTGAAGCTAAAGACTGGAAGACTCTCAATGAACAGATTGTTAATCTTTCCAAGAAACGCGGTCAACTCAAGCAGgtatttatttgtatatagTTAAATTAGTTATATGGATtagaaatatttgttttttaatggGGTATTTTGTAGACTATGAAAGAGTAGATTTGAagttaaagtaatttgtggtttagggttttgggaATTTGGGAATTTAGTGTTGTTGGGATCATTGGATTTATATAAATGTGGGAGTTTGTTTATTGGGGCAAATTTTGATGTCAAGGACGATGTTGCTGAAATATTGTCATGTTCATTGATGGTGTTAAGGTTGGTCTTTAgtttgtaaattttgtttcagtCTCAAGTTGGTTGCATGCACGGGGTTTCTGGTTCACTGAAAAGAAGtagttagaattttgttttatgcatCGAAGTATGTAATGTAAAAGTTCTTTGGGAAGGATTTGTTGTTAAAGTGGTTTCGATTGTGCTGAGACTTGTGTTTACTTAGATAtggatatttattttttatctactGTTGATGTGATTGAATTGTAATTGTGATcctaaataaaagaagaattatGTGATTTTTCACTGTTTAGATAGATAAGGATTGTAGGCTAGATAGACGGTACTTGCTGGCTCTCTTGAAATTCTGATAACATATCTGTTAGGAGTATACTTGTAGATGTGCACATGAGTGAGATGCTTTGATGTTGGTTTGTTACTTACACAAATTGCATTGGTTGATGTCCtgtatgtatttatatacGTACACATATGTAGATTTGTGTAGTTGTCCATGTTGATGTGTTAATGTTCTTGATCTGGCAGTAAAGTAGTATTTGTGAGGAAATGAACACTGTGTGctgtttgttttaattgaGTCTTGGATATTATTTCTAGTTGTTACCTTGCCTTAAAAATCAAAGTGGAGGTTGGGTTTTGTGTTTGGAGGAATTTTGATTGAACTTAAATGCTTAATTATTGTTTGCTTGTGGTTTTTTTGTGTTCCTATTGCTTTGATTCTGAACTATAGTTATCAAATTAATGACAATATTTACAGCTTTGATTACATATATAGAATGGCTgacatatatatgtaaaatacTTTTGGCATGCGGGTCACACATATGATGCAAGTATTTCTCTGTTCTCGTCTATTAATCATATGCATATGTTTAATAACACCATATGTATAGGGGTGGTTGGGTATACATTTGTATAGCAGAaaaagcttttcttttttttgtttgcttaCCTAGTGGACAACTAGTCCGCTctctattttgatttttctctgttagtatattttttagtttcatatatttaaaaaaaaagtaaaattatcttgGGTTGGAACTTCTGTACCTTTGTTGTAGTGCTGTTTACCTCCTCCTGTTTCTTTTCAAGTTCAAATTGGATATGCTTAAAAGTATTCATATACCTCTACCTCTACTTGTTTTTGCATGGAGGACCgtttaatcaaatttagtATGTATAGTTGTTAACTTCCCTGGGTAAATGCTAGCAAGTCACTGTTGATATGCATGCTCTTTTGTTACTGTTTATTATTAGGAGTGTATATTTGTTTCTACAGGCTGTAACTGCAATGGTCCAGCAAGCAATGCAGTACATCGATCAGACGCCAGATCTTGATACTCGTATAGAGCTCATCAAAACACTAAATAGTGTCTCTGCAGGGAAGGTGAAAACATGCTAATAGATTTAAGCTACCTTTCTGgtcatttacttttttattcttgtttttaacAGAATATTATGTtctaattaacattattatcaTGTAGATATATGTTGAAATTGAGAGGGCAAGGTTGATTAAAAAACTTGCAAAGATTAAGGAAGAACAAGGGCTTATAGCGGAAGCTGCAGATCTGATGCAAGAAGTGGCTGTAAGTATCCTCTGTCTTTTTGGTTATAGGTTtcatatattttcttctgtggtGGTATTCTCTGTAATGCCTTTTTGATTTACAGGTGGAGACATTTGGTGCTATGGCAAAAACTGAGAAAATCGCCTTCATTCTTGAACAAGTATGGCCTTTTATTTCATGTTGTTGTTACCATAAGCAgttttttgttggctttaggaTCCTTTTGGGTTATGATAAAAGATATAGtgtattataaattttgataaattaaacttTTCAGGTCCGTCTGTGCCTAGACCGCCAAGATTATGTCCGTGCACAAATTCTTTCAAGGAAGATTAGTCCAAGAGTTTTTGATGCTGATCCTtcgaaagaaaagaaaaagccaaAAGAAGGTGACAATGTTGTTGAAGAGGCTCCTGCTGATATACCATCATTATTGGAATTGAAAAGAATCTATTATGAACTAATGATTAGGTATCTAGTCgcctttatttttattttatatttttgattCATTGTTTGTTTGGCTTTTGTGTTACGGTATGATTAAATGTGGTTATATTCACAATGATATCATGAGTTTTTATCTGTTGGTTGACTGTGATGAtccttttgtgaaatatttCTGTACGTTCTTGTGTGATGATGATCATTTTGGTCTTTGGCATCTTATTTCTTATTGCGCACCTTGTTTCCATATATATCATATGGAGACTCTTGGATTGtctgtaatttttattgtatgtattttacttgtttttaGGTTTGGGATTGGCCTGTATGTAGTCAGTTTTGGAGTTGATTATCTTGAACATCATTAAAGCTACACTGAGTTGTGTTTCTTTTCTCTAATATTTATCTGAAATTGTTTCAGTTCCTGAAGCATAAAACATAGATTTGTCCAGAAATAAAATGCATAGGATATTAGTACTTTTTTGGGCACTTAAAATAATGTGTTTGACCTCTTATGTTACATGagtatttagttttatttacttgGAATAGTGCGATTCAATAATTGCCTTTTTTGGAGCATGCTGGTTTTCTTGGTTTTTCCTAAATGTTAACCAGCCAGCACAAAGTGAAGTTGGTTTCTAGCATTTGCATTACTTGACAATGATAATCTAGAGATGATCCTGCTTAGCTTTGATTCATATACTGTAATTTTGTTATGCCTTTCTTGGAGCATGCTGGTTCTGaggattttgttttatctaaTAGACTACGAGTTCAATAATGGAATTTGAGctgtatgatttttttttttggtacaaGTTCAATAATGGAATTTGAgttgtatgattttttttttggttgttcttattattattattattatttattattttaacgcAAAATTCTAGAGGCTTGCAATGATTCAATGCCACTTTTGCAAATTCATAGAAGAAAAACTTGTTATGGTTGTTTTGTTCatatgtttttctttgttgattAGCGTCTTGTCCATTCTTTTCACagctttgtttttttcttgcaGTATATCATGCCATTGTTTCATTCTTGTCTCTGTAGGTATTACTCACACAACAATGATTACCTTGAAATTTGTCGGTGCTATAAAGCTATATATGAGATTCCATATATCAAGGAAGACCCAGCCCAGTGGATGCCGGTAATAATTATCTTCATTTATCCCTTCTTAGTTCtgttgagaatttgtgtttaATTGTTCCCCTCCACCCTGAATATGTAGGTCCTGAGGAAAATCTGCTGGTATTTAGTTTTGGCTCCACACGATCCAATGCAGTCGAGCCTTCTAAATTCCACCTTGGAGGATAAGAATCTCTCTGAAATCCCGAACTTTAGGTATTTCTTTTATGAAGTTTGTGTTTTGTTGCTCAATGATGTATtacattattgttttttgatggCTGCCTTTGTTTGATGACTATGGCCTTAGGTTGCTGTTGAAGCAGTTGGTCACAATGGAGGTCATCCAATGGACATCTCTTTGGAATACATACAAGGATGAGtttgaaaatgaaactaaCATGCTTGGAGGCTCTTTGGGTGCCAAAGCTGCAGAGGATCTAAGACAGAGAATAATTGAACATGTAAGTTTGGCTAGACATGGCTTCATCTTTACTCTTTTCCGCTCGTGGACATCTTGTATTCACTTAACACATTTGGTATCTTTCAGAATATTCTGGTCGTCTCTAAGTATTACTCAAGGATTACATTGAAGAGACTGGCAGAGCTATTGTGTCTGAGTATCCAGGTTTGTTGATGATACAATGTTTTTTCTTCTGTCAATTTCTACATTTCTATGTGGGTAAAGATGGATGGGAAAATTGggtttctttgttattttatttgaaattatgtgGTTTTTGACCTCATTATCTCAAGTTCTCAATTCCATCTTTAAGAAGATCACTGTGGCTTCTGGCATCTATTTTAGTTGCCGCCAATCTGATAATTTGGGCAATATCCTTTTTGCTGAAGTGCAATTGCATTCTGTGAATGTTAAAAACCAATTCTTTTTCACATGGCTtgaacttctttttttctgaCTGGCAACATTGTGGCACTGTAATTTTCATTGCTTGAATCAGATTAGTGTTCCTTATAATTCCATTGCAAATTATAATGTCAAACAGGTTATCCTGAAATTTCCCTTTCAAGTAATGTAGGCATCCTATGAAGGTTGAGCACTTTAGTAATTACATGACACCTTTAATAGAGAAGAAAGTGCTTcttattttttggattttagtTGCATTTAGGTAAATAAGAAACATGTTGGCCTTGTTTTTGAGAATGATGTTTGTTTGTCCCTAACCCTAAAGGGGGCTTTTGTTGGAGTAGATAATAGCAGTTACTAATTGCTAAAGTTGTATGTCGGCTTCTAACTTTCTGTTGCCATGAAGAATAGATTAAATCTTAGCCTTTCTTGTCCTCCTTGGCATGAGTTTACTCAGAATTTCTTCATTCCATTTTATTACTCAATCAACCTCTAAAAATTTGCTTCCCAATCCAGGAAGCAGAGAAGCACCTTTCAGACATGGTTGTTTCCAAGGCACTGGTAGCTAAAATTGACAGGCCGCAGGGAATAGTCTGTTTCCAGGTAGCCAAGGATAGCAATGACATTCTCAATTCATGGGCAATGAACTTGGAGAAGCTGCTTGATCTTGTTGAGAAGAGTTGCCATCAAATTCACAAAGAAACTATGGTTCACAAAACTGCTTTGAAAGTATGAAATCAATGTCGCCTCCAATCTGCAGGTATTGATACTCTCTGTTCCTATATACCAATATTGcctgacacaacttaaaaatcaatacttctttttcttcttttcatctGGTGACAAAGTTTTCACGCGTTACAGGTTTCAATTGTGATCTTAATCAACGTGTATTCAACTACGACTGGGTTGATCAAGCATGCAATCTATCACAGTTCTTTTGTTGGTAGGTTTAGGA
This window contains:
- the LOC102612894 gene encoding protein S-acyltransferase 8-like, with protein sequence MAKPQRVYQVWKGRNKFMFNGRLIFGPDAKSIVVTLLLILVPIVTFCSNVARNLLHEVSTYTTGYAIMGVAIMLTVYVLVLLFLTSARDPGIVPRNLHPPEEDVTYDSSASIETGGGTQTPIPRVPRTKEVLIDGRIVVKVKYCDTCKLYRPPRCSHCSVCDNCVERFDHHCPWVGQCIGQRNYRYFFLFVTSSALLCIFIFAMSALHLKYQIDYYGNVWKAIKESPASVILMAYCFFFLWFVGGLTCFHLYLISTNQTTYENFRYRREDGVRLYDRGCLNNFLEVFCTKIKPSRNNFRAYAQENEPRPRTRTRTTPEAETDRRAKVEDDREIGGDLLKISKRRDVEEA
- the LOC102612587 gene encoding 26S proteasome non-ATPase regulatory subunit 12 homolog A; the protein is MEGKGNLEAQVDQLLNTEKQMRLSGDVAGTKKAVTEILQLCFEAKDWKTLNEQIVNLSKKRGQLKQAVTAMVQQAMQYIDQTPDLDTRIELIKTLNSVSAGKIYVEIERARLIKKLAKIKEEQGLIAEAADLMQEVAVETFGAMAKTEKIAFILEQVRLCLDRQDYVRAQILSRKISPRVFDADPSKEKKKPKEGDNVVEEAPADIPSLLELKRIYYELMIRYYSHNNDYLEICRCYKAIYEIPYIKEDPAQWMPVLRKICWYLVLAPHDPMQSSLLNSTLEDKNLSEIPNFRLLLKQLVTMEVIQWTSLWNTYKDEFENETNMLGGSLGAKAAEDLRQRIIEHNILVVSKYYSRITLKRLAELLCLSIQEAEKHLSDMVVSKALVAKIDRPQGIVCFQVAKDSNDILNSWAMNLEKLLDLVEKSCHQIHKETMVHKTALKV